Within Streptomyces sp. NBC_00704, the genomic segment TATCCGGGCAAGGCGATCACCGCCTCGATCCTGCGCGCGGTGTCGCAGGTGTTCGAGGACTTCCGCTATGAGCGGGAGCTCGACGGGAACGGCGGCCGCGACCACGCGCTGGTGTTCACCGCCCGGGTCGGCGAGCGGCAGCTCACCGGCTGCGACTTCATCCACCTCGACGACGACGGGCTCATCGACGAACTGACCGTCATGGTGCGACCCCTGTCGGGCGCGCAGGCGCTCGCGGCGGCGATGGGCGCGCGCTTCGACGA encodes:
- a CDS encoding nuclear transport factor 2 family protein, with translation MRAFREAVEAGDLDAVEALLADDVVFTSPVVFKPYPGKAITASILRAVSQVFEDFRYERELDGNGGRDHALVFTARVGERQLTGCDFIHLDDDGLIDELTVMVRPLSGAQALAAAMGARFDDIVREAEARSASAS